One segment of Theobroma cacao cultivar B97-61/B2 chromosome 9, Criollo_cocoa_genome_V2, whole genome shotgun sequence DNA contains the following:
- the LOC18590275 gene encoding cold-inducible RNA-binding protein, with protein MAASNLGGSILKYVYHSSSLYNKNPGQLFFFRGFASTLFVKGISFSTTEDVLANSFSQFGKVVEAKVMMDSVRNRSKGYGYVTFAEEDEARKALTVMNGQLLDGRVIFVDKVRPGSIPRTPSQAADE; from the exons ATGGCGGCGTCAAATTTGGGAGGAAGCATCCTGAAATACGTCTATCATTCAAGCAGCCTATACAATAAGAATCCAGGCCAACTCTTCTTCTTCAGAGGCTTCGCTTCTACCCTCTTCGTTAAAG GtatttctttctccaccacagaGGATGTATTAGCTAATTCATTTTCACAATTTGGCAAAGTAGTTGAAG CTAAGGTAATGATGGATAGTGTTAGAAACAGATCAAAAGGGTATGGCTATGTGACTTTTGCTGAAGAGGATGAAGCCAGGAAGGCTCTTACAGTCATGAATGGGCAG TTGCTAGATGGACGTGTCATCTTTGTAGACAAGGTGCGGCCTGGTTCAATTCCAAGGACCCCGAGTCAAGCGGCTGATGAGtga